From one Triticum urartu cultivar G1812 chromosome 3, Tu2.1, whole genome shotgun sequence genomic stretch:
- the LOC125546120 gene encoding cysteine-rich receptor-like protein kinase 10 isoform X5 has product MLFLSSVDMPCHPWMAMVILPLPLLLLVPLAAAETWPFCGNSGNYESNSTYKANLRHLSSTLPKKAASSTTLFATDTHGNVPNVIFALALCRGDYNASACEGCLVTAFQDGQENCPNSKDTTVYYYGNPCMLRFSNQNFLATTVNDKILVIAASIEMPLNTSIRDDSFRFLLFTLLNDTAQSAENSPRRFTTSRLDVSSLPTVYCLMQCTPDLTADDCAACFQPYSSLTFRHMDGNKGGQILGTRCSMRYEIYPFFQGKPMLRIVSLASAVPAINITLLPVTVYPHLPSQPQSPVAAPPHPEAQASTQELHGRNSHRKALRIIAIAAPLLSIFLCFICCIVWMTRRRKGTDILHDQAATNRLEEDALVLRLEDKSSEFTLFEFSEILHATHNFSKENLLGQGGFGPVYKGQLPDGVEIAVKRLASHSGQGFTEFKNEVELIAKLQHNNLVKLIGCCIEGEEKLLVYEYLPNKSLDFFIFDVSRTTMVDWNKRCVIIEGIAQGLLYLHKHSRLRIIHRDLKASNILLDQDMNPKISDFGLAKIFSSNDTQGSTKRVVGTYGYMAPEYASEGIYSIKSDVFSFGVLLLEILSGQRNSGFHQHEDFLNLLGYSWQLWEGGRCLELLEASIAKEIHAAEARRYINIALMCVQEHADDRPTMSNVVAMLNRESVIFPVPKHPAYFSLRVSKEDESGNNDVTVCSNNDLTITEEPDGR; this is encoded by the exons ATGCTGTTCCTATCATCCGTGGATATGCCTTGTCATCCATGGATGGCCATGGTTatcctccccctccccctcctgcTCCTCGTGCCTCTCGCCGCTGCCGAAACTTGGCCATTTTGCGGCAACAGCGGTAACTATGAATCAAATAGCACCTACAAAGCCAACCTCAGGCACCTCTCATCCACCCTCCCAAAGAAGGCAGCATCCAGCACCACCCTCTTCGCCACCGACACCCATGGCAATGTTCCGAATGTCATCTTTGCCCTCGCACTCTGCCGCGGGGACTACAACGCCTCTGCCTGTGAGGGCTGTTTGGTTACCGCCTTCCAGGACGGACAGGAGAACTGCCCGAACAGTAAGGACACCACCGTGTACTACTATGGTAATCCTTGCATGCTCAGGTTCTCCAACCAGAATTTTCTTGCCACCACCGTCAATGACAAAATACTCGTCATTGCTGCGAGCATCGAAATGCCCCTCAACACCTCGATAAGAGATGACTCCTTCAGGTTCTTGTTGTTCACACTTCTGAACGACACAGCTCAATCGGCTGAGAATAGCCCGAGGAGGTTCACCACCTCGCGGTTAGATGTCAGCTCCCTCCCGACGGTCTACTGCCTTATGCAGTGCACGCCCGACCTGACCGCTGATGACTGTGCAGCCTGTTTCCAGCCTTACTCCTCGTTAACGTTCAGGCACATGGACGGTAATAAAGGTGGTCAAATTCTGGGGACACGATGTAGCATGAGGTACGAGATATACCCATTCTTCCAAGGGAAGCCCATGCTGCGTATTGTCAGCTTGGCATCTGCAGTTCCGGCGATCAACATTACCTTGCTGCCAGTTACAGTGTACCCGCACCTGCCGTCACAACCGCAGTCACCGGTTGCGGCACCACCACATCCGGAGGCGCAAGCGAGCACCCAAGAACTTCATG GACGCAACTCACACCGGAAGGCGCTGCGGATTATTGCTATTGCAGCTCCATTACTGTCAATATTTCTGTGCTTTATCTGCTGCATTGTATGGATGACAAGACGAAGAAAAG GAACTGATATCTTACACGATCAAGCTGCCACGAATAGGCTGGAAGAAGACGCATTGGTTTTGAGATTGGAAGACAAGAGTTCAGAGTTCACTCTCTTTGAGTTTTCTGAGATATTGCATGCTACACACAACTTCTCCAAAGAAAACCTACTTGGGCAAGGTGGTTTTGGTCCTGTCTACAAG GGCCAATTACCAGATGGAGTGGAAATTGCAGTTAAAAGGCTTGCCTCACATTCAGGACAGGGTTTCACAGAATTCAAAAATGAAGTTGAACTTATTGCGAAACTACAGCACAATAATCTGGTCAAGCTCATAGGATGCTGCATTGAGGGAGAGGAAAAACTTTTGGTGTATGAATATTTGCCAAATAAGAGCTTGGACTTCTTTATCTTTG ATGTTAGCCGAACAACTATGGTTGATTGGAATAAAAGATGTGTGATAATCGAAGGGATAGCCCAAGGTCTACTGTATCTCCACAAGCACTCTCGGTTGCGCATCATACACAGAGACCTTAAGGCCAGCAACATTCTCTTGGACCAGGACATGAATCCTAAAATTTCTGATTTTGGGCTAGCTAAAATTTTCAGCTCCAATGATACTCAAGGAAGCACAAAGAGGGTGGTGGGAACATA TGGCTATATGGCTCCGGAGTATGCATCTGAAGGCATTTACTCGATCAAATCTGATGTGTTCAGCTTTGGTGTGTTACTTCTCGAGATCCTTAGCGGACAAAGGAATTCTGGTTTCCATCAGCACGAAGACTTTCTTAACCTCCTTGGATAT TCATGGCAGCTCTGGGAAGGAGGAAGATGTCTTGAGCTTCTAGAAGCATCAATTGCCAAGGAGATCCATGCAGCAGAGGCTAGGAGGTACATTAACATTGCACTAATGTGCGTACAAGAGCACGCAGATGATCGCCCGACAATGTCAAATGTCGTTGCGATGTTAAACAGAGAGAGTGTTATTTTTCCAGTGCCTAAACATCCAGCATACTTCAGCCTAAGGGTATCTAAGGAAGATGAATCGGGTAATAATGACGTAACAGTCTGCAGTAATAACGACTTAACCATCACTGAGGAGCCAGATGGCAGATAG
- the LOC125546120 gene encoding G-type lectin S-receptor-like serine/threonine-protein kinase At4g03230 isoform X6 encodes MQITPEAPLLSIFLCFICCIVWMTRRRKGTDILHDQAATNRLEEDALVLRLEDKSSEFTLFEFSEILHATHNFSKENLLGQGGFGPVYKGQLPDGVEIAVKRLASHSGQGFTEFKNEVELIAKLQHNNLVKLIGCCIEGEEKLLVYEYLPNKSLDFFIFDVSRTTMVDWNKRCVIIEGIAQGLLYLHKHSRLRIIHRDLKASNILLDQDMNPKISDFGLAKIFSSNDTQGSTKRVVGTYGYMAPEYASEGIYSIKSDVFSFGVLLLEILSGQRNSGFHQHEDFLNLLGYSWQLWEGGRCLELLEASIAKEIHAAEARRYINIALMCVQEHADDRPTMSNVVAMLNRESVIFPVPKHPAYFSLRVSKEDESGNNDVTVCSNNDLTITEEPDGR; translated from the exons ATGCAGATCACGCCGGAAG CTCCATTACTGTCAATATTTCTGTGCTTTATCTGCTGCATTGTATGGATGACAAGACGAAGAAAAG GAACTGATATCTTACACGATCAAGCTGCCACGAATAGGCTGGAAGAAGACGCATTGGTTTTGAGATTGGAAGACAAGAGTTCAGAGTTCACTCTCTTTGAGTTTTCTGAGATATTGCATGCTACACACAACTTCTCCAAAGAAAACCTACTTGGGCAAGGTGGTTTTGGTCCTGTCTACAAG GGCCAATTACCAGATGGAGTGGAAATTGCAGTTAAAAGGCTTGCCTCACATTCAGGACAGGGTTTCACAGAATTCAAAAATGAAGTTGAACTTATTGCGAAACTACAGCACAATAATCTGGTCAAGCTCATAGGATGCTGCATTGAGGGAGAGGAAAAACTTTTGGTGTATGAATATTTGCCAAATAAGAGCTTGGACTTCTTTATCTTTG ATGTTAGCCGAACAACTATGGTTGATTGGAATAAAAGATGTGTGATAATCGAAGGGATAGCCCAAGGTCTACTGTATCTCCACAAGCACTCTCGGTTGCGCATCATACACAGAGACCTTAAGGCCAGCAACATTCTCTTGGACCAGGACATGAATCCTAAAATTTCTGATTTTGGGCTAGCTAAAATTTTCAGCTCCAATGATACTCAAGGAAGCACAAAGAGGGTGGTGGGAACATA TGGCTATATGGCTCCGGAGTATGCATCTGAAGGCATTTACTCGATCAAATCTGATGTGTTCAGCTTTGGTGTGTTACTTCTCGAGATCCTTAGCGGACAAAGGAATTCTGGTTTCCATCAGCACGAAGACTTTCTTAACCTCCTTGGATAT TCATGGCAGCTCTGGGAAGGAGGAAGATGTCTTGAGCTTCTAGAAGCATCAATTGCCAAGGAGATCCATGCAGCAGAGGCTAGGAGGTACATTAACATTGCACTAATGTGCGTACAAGAGCACGCAGATGATCGCCCGACAATGTCAAATGTCGTTGCGATGTTAAACAGAGAGAGTGTTATTTTTCCAGTGCCTAAACATCCAGCATACTTCAGCCTAAGGGTATCTAAGGAAGATGAATCGGGTAATAATGACGTAACAGTCTGCAGTAATAACGACTTAACCATCACTGAGGAGCCAGATGGCAGATAG